A genomic region of Oceaniferula marina contains the following coding sequences:
- a CDS encoding ABC transporter ATP-binding protein: MHAINTKEITQVFDNGNHRVTAVDKVTLQIHQGELIAITGRSGSGKSTLLYQLAGLLHPSSGTLHYGENQPYKLSTNKLNQFRAEHIGMIYPDFRLLPYLNVIENIQSPSLALNMTDDEVKQRALDLISSFSLQDRVNHLPSALSSGEQQRVALARALFTSPSTIIADEPTGNLDEANSHKLISTLKNYAEQGNVVIIATHDPLVMKAADRQLQMKQGQLSQALT; encoded by the coding sequence ATGCATGCTATCAACACAAAAGAAATCACTCAGGTTTTCGACAATGGAAACCACCGGGTGACGGCTGTCGACAAGGTCACACTCCAAATTCACCAAGGCGAACTGATTGCGATTACAGGCCGAAGCGGCAGTGGTAAATCCACCCTGCTCTATCAACTTGCAGGGCTGTTACATCCCAGCAGCGGCACCCTCCACTATGGAGAAAACCAGCCCTACAAACTCAGCACAAATAAACTTAATCAATTCCGAGCCGAACACATCGGCATGATCTATCCAGATTTCCGACTCCTGCCATATCTGAACGTCATCGAGAACATTCAATCCCCCTCATTGGCACTAAACATGACGGACGACGAAGTGAAGCAACGCGCCCTCGATTTAATTTCCAGCTTCTCTTTGCAAGACCGGGTGAACCACTTGCCTTCAGCCCTAAGTTCGGGTGAGCAACAACGTGTCGCTCTGGCCAGAGCTTTATTCACCTCTCCATCAACGATCATTGCTGATGAGCCCACAGGCAATCTGGACGAAGCCAACAGCCACAAGCTGATCAGCACACTCAAAAATTACGCCGAACAAGGAAATGTTGTGATCATTGCCACCCACGACCCCTTGGTTATGAAAGCGGCCGACCGCCAACTGCAAATGAAGCAAGGTCAACTGAGCCAGGCACTTACCTAA
- a CDS encoding MoaD/ThiS family protein has product MHILLQGQLGALTNSPIIDYPLVEETTVADLIQQICKRLPQEAQQLILHSDGSLRQSLFVAIDDNHLRDLNTLIPPNTKELILMPPMAGG; this is encoded by the coding sequence ATGCACATCCTACTACAAGGTCAACTCGGAGCACTGACAAACTCGCCCATTATCGACTACCCGCTGGTTGAGGAAACCACCGTCGCCGACCTCATTCAGCAAATTTGCAAACGCCTACCTCAGGAAGCCCAACAACTCATCCTTCACAGTGACGGTTCATTGCGCCAAAGCCTCTTTGTTGCAATCGATGACAACCACCTCAGGGACCTCAATACCCTGATCCCGCCGAACACCAAAGAGCTGATACTCATGCCCCCGATGGCAGGAGGCTAA
- a CDS encoding HesA/MoeB/ThiF family protein translates to MHLDPTDQSIYSWQLDVPGLGASGQQILRNTTALVSRVGGLGGPLAQSLAAAGFGKIILAHGGPLRPDDLNRQILMTHEGLGKNRAKQAAATIERFTPRVETMAVESNINETNVESLVKQADIVFSCAPLFDERLLMNREAIHQNKLFVDSAMFNLEGQVLAVRPNQSTCLACITPTPPAGWKRRFPVIGAVSALIAQLGVLEGIKLLTGMAPANTDTLLHFSTQQSTLRKIKLTRNPECPHCGTHTHEQNTVTIP, encoded by the coding sequence ATGCATCTCGACCCCACCGACCAATCCATCTATTCATGGCAACTTGACGTCCCCGGACTCGGAGCCTCTGGCCAACAAATCTTGCGCAACACCACCGCACTGGTGTCCCGAGTCGGAGGCCTTGGGGGGCCGCTTGCCCAGTCACTGGCGGCAGCCGGGTTCGGAAAAATCATTCTCGCTCATGGAGGCCCCCTGCGGCCCGACGACTTAAACCGACAAATTCTCATGACCCATGAAGGTTTGGGGAAAAACCGAGCCAAACAAGCAGCCGCCACCATTGAGCGTTTCACCCCTCGGGTTGAAACCATGGCCGTCGAATCCAACATCAATGAAACCAACGTCGAATCCCTGGTAAAACAAGCCGATATCGTTTTTTCCTGCGCCCCTCTCTTTGATGAGCGCTTACTCATGAACCGTGAAGCCATTCACCAAAACAAACTCTTCGTCGACAGTGCCATGTTCAACCTCGAAGGACAGGTTCTGGCTGTCCGCCCCAACCAAAGCACCTGTCTCGCCTGCATCACTCCAACTCCCCCTGCAGGATGGAAACGGCGTTTCCCTGTGATTGGTGCCGTTTCAGCCTTAATTGCCCAATTGGGAGTCCTGGAAGGAATCAAACTACTTACAGGAATGGCTCCAGCAAACACCGACACGCTCCTGCATTTTTCAACGCAACAATCCACACTCAGAAAAATCAAACTCACCCGCAACCCGGAATGCCCCCACTGTGGAACACACACACACGAACAAAACACCGTTACCATTCCATGA
- the modA gene encoding molybdate ABC transporter substrate-binding protein, translating into MNKITLLFTFLIGTMAICLWALWPSQKTTSDDKSLTLYCAAGLQSPVEEIIEDYHKLTGRTVKVIYNGSGALLSQIKIAPGDLYLPANNEYIRQAESMDLTMESIPAASMTAVLVVAKDNQNIQDLDDLTQEGIRISFADSTAAIGKHVRQVLSEHQLLAAIEKNVTVTKPTVNNIIEDVALGSVDATIAWDAVANHNPKVKTIPIPIFHNKPRVAEIAVLRSSKEASAALHFARYLSAKDRGLKTFAQHGFQVSPQADLWKDVPEILLFSGSMLRPAIQDGLREFEQREGCRISTVYEGCGTLVAQMKAGAQPEFYFSCDVTFLDQVQDRFEPGTVISQNEIILLVPKGNPKNIRTLDDLNKANLKVGVAHPVKSALGKLTHDMLKASSHLKPLEASGNIIILASKGDELVTQMQAGALDAALLYRSNAKASEAITKHCSIISLNRTDAIATQPFAIAVNAQHPQMMRRLGAYLSNKQAEQRFKHFGFTWKKETHNRSNTPANP; encoded by the coding sequence ATGAACAAGATTACTTTACTCTTCACATTCCTCATCGGAACAATGGCCATCTGCCTCTGGGCACTCTGGCCCTCACAAAAAACAACATCGGATGATAAATCCCTCACGCTTTACTGCGCCGCCGGCCTGCAGAGTCCGGTTGAAGAAATCATCGAAGACTATCACAAACTAACAGGCAGAACCGTCAAGGTCATTTACAACGGGTCGGGCGCCCTGTTATCGCAAATCAAGATTGCCCCGGGAGACCTCTATCTACCGGCAAACAACGAGTATATCCGTCAGGCTGAATCGATGGATCTCACCATGGAATCGATTCCTGCCGCGAGTATGACCGCAGTGCTCGTCGTCGCAAAGGACAACCAGAATATTCAGGATTTGGATGATCTAACTCAAGAAGGTATTCGTATCTCCTTTGCCGATTCAACGGCAGCCATTGGTAAACATGTGCGTCAGGTGCTCAGTGAACATCAACTGCTCGCAGCCATTGAAAAAAACGTCACCGTGACAAAACCAACAGTGAACAACATCATCGAAGATGTAGCTCTGGGCAGCGTCGACGCAACGATAGCGTGGGATGCGGTTGCAAACCACAACCCGAAAGTCAAAACCATCCCCATCCCCATCTTCCATAACAAACCAAGGGTAGCGGAAATTGCGGTCCTCCGCTCCAGCAAGGAGGCAAGTGCCGCACTTCACTTCGCACGTTACCTCAGCGCAAAAGATCGAGGCTTAAAAACCTTTGCTCAACACGGGTTCCAAGTCAGTCCACAAGCAGACCTATGGAAAGACGTGCCGGAGATCCTTCTCTTTTCAGGTTCCATGTTAAGGCCCGCAATCCAAGATGGTTTAAGGGAATTTGAACAACGTGAAGGTTGCCGAATTTCGACCGTTTACGAAGGCTGCGGAACCTTGGTCGCCCAAATGAAAGCCGGAGCACAACCCGAGTTCTATTTTTCCTGTGATGTCACTTTTCTGGACCAAGTCCAAGACCGCTTTGAACCCGGCACGGTGATCTCCCAAAACGAAATCATCCTCCTCGTGCCCAAAGGTAACCCGAAAAACATCCGAACCCTCGACGACCTAAACAAAGCAAACCTTAAGGTAGGGGTTGCCCATCCGGTTAAAAGCGCCCTTGGCAAACTAACCCACGACATGCTCAAGGCCTCCAGCCACCTCAAACCACTTGAAGCATCAGGAAACATCATCATTCTTGCGAGCAAGGGCGATGAACTTGTTACCCAGATGCAGGCCGGAGCCCTCGATGCCGCATTGCTCTATCGAAGCAATGCCAAAGCCAGCGAAGCCATCACCAAACATTGCTCCATCATTTCCTTGAATCGAACTGACGCCATTGCAACCCAACCTTTTGCGATTGCCGTCAATGCCCAACACCCGCAAATGATGCGCAGGCTTGGTGCATACCTCTCCAACAAACAGGCCGAGCAACGGTTCAAACATTTCGGTTTCACCTGGAAAAAAGAGACTCACAATCGGAGTAACACACCAGCAAATCCATAA
- a CDS encoding ABC transporter permease has product MSDSQTTPPHKKNRRVKSDIPFFLGLFGFAGVYLVLILSLLVANASFIDAEAIREAFTSEATLGSLKLTFLTCTISAILSLFAAIPIAYSLSRFTFKGKTFVDTLFDIPIVLPPLVVGLSLLILFNRLPDPDNSLEKWLNQHGIAITFHVPAIILAQFTVAAAFAVRSMKNTFDQISSRTEDIALTLGCNRSQAFWKVTLPQAHKGIIAAGLLAWARALGEFGPILVFAGATRGRTEVLATSVFLEINIGNLAGAASISLVLITLAILTILTVRLAGDRR; this is encoded by the coding sequence ATGAGCGATTCACAGACCACCCCTCCGCATAAAAAAAACCGGAGAGTCAAATCCGACATCCCGTTTTTTCTCGGATTGTTCGGTTTTGCCGGGGTATACCTTGTGCTCATCCTGAGTTTGCTTGTCGCCAATGCGAGTTTCATCGATGCGGAAGCCATCCGCGAGGCCTTTACCAGTGAAGCCACACTCGGCTCATTGAAGCTCACCTTTCTTACCTGCACCATTTCCGCCATCCTCTCGCTCTTTGCAGCCATCCCAATCGCATACAGTCTTTCGCGCTTCACCTTCAAAGGCAAAACCTTCGTCGACACCCTGTTCGACATCCCCATCGTCCTCCCCCCACTCGTTGTTGGACTCAGCCTGTTGATTTTATTCAACAGGCTACCCGACCCCGACAACTCTCTCGAAAAATGGCTCAACCAACACGGCATTGCCATCACCTTTCACGTCCCTGCCATCATTCTGGCCCAATTCACCGTTGCCGCCGCTTTCGCCGTGCGTAGCATGAAAAATACCTTCGATCAGATTTCGTCACGCACCGAAGACATTGCGCTCACGCTCGGTTGCAACCGATCCCAAGCCTTCTGGAAAGTCACCCTGCCTCAGGCCCATAAAGGGATCATTGCGGCCGGACTGCTAGCCTGGGCCCGTGCCCTTGGAGAATTTGGCCCCATCCTGGTATTTGCCGGAGCCACTCGCGGAAGAACCGAGGTCCTCGCCACTTCTGTGTTTTTAGAAATCAATATCGGCAACCTCGCGGGAGCTGCATCCATTTCCCTGGTCCTGATCACGCTGGCCATCCTTACCATTCTCACTGTCAGGCTCGCTGGAGACCGCCGCTAA
- a CDS encoding ABC transporter ATP-binding protein, with the protein MLKVHQLAVHAGSFALENISFEVPTGACFSLMGPSGSGKTTLMEALCGLRHVDSGTIHLSDRTITDMRPGDRNIALVPQDNALFPHLTIRQHLSFGPQIRRWSKTDTRNRCNELAEQLGLTQLLDRYPAKLSGGEAKRVALGRALASRPDLLCLDEALTGLDDGTHNEVLSALQQTISDHSVTTLHITHNRKEAQALACSIIEMDQLRSQPSQIIT; encoded by the coding sequence ATGCTCAAGGTCCACCAACTCGCAGTCCACGCCGGAAGTTTCGCTCTGGAAAACATTTCCTTTGAAGTCCCGACGGGTGCTTGTTTTTCACTGATGGGCCCCAGCGGCAGCGGGAAAACAACCCTAATGGAGGCCCTCTGCGGCTTACGCCACGTGGACTCCGGCACCATCCATCTTTCGGATAGAACGATTACCGATATGCGCCCCGGCGACCGCAACATCGCACTTGTCCCGCAGGACAACGCCCTCTTCCCGCATCTTACGATCCGACAGCATCTCAGTTTCGGGCCTCAAATCCGACGTTGGAGCAAAACGGACACCCGGAACCGCTGCAACGAACTCGCCGAGCAACTAGGACTCACGCAGTTACTCGACCGCTACCCGGCCAAACTTTCAGGAGGGGAAGCCAAACGGGTCGCCCTCGGGAGAGCTCTAGCCTCACGCCCCGACCTCCTATGTCTGGACGAAGCGCTTACCGGTCTGGATGATGGAACCCACAACGAAGTGCTCAGCGCCTTGCAACAAACGATCTCTGACCACTCGGTGACCACCTTGCACATCACACATAATCGTAAAGAGGCTCAGGCACTCGCCTGCTCCATCATCGAAATGGATCAACTGAGATCACAGCCATCTCAGATCATCACCTGA
- the mce gene encoding methylmalonyl-CoA epimerase produces the protein MITKIDHLGIAVKSLDDAIPYYENVLGLECEGREEVESQNVKTAFFAVGEVHVELLEPTSPESPIAKFIEKNGEGIHHVAFGTDDVISQLAQAKDNGVRVLHETPIDGAGNKLIAFLHPKSTGGVLTEFCQPK, from the coding sequence ATGATCACGAAAATCGACCACTTAGGAATCGCCGTCAAATCTCTGGATGATGCCATCCCATACTACGAAAACGTCCTCGGCCTCGAATGTGAAGGTCGGGAAGAAGTAGAATCGCAAAACGTGAAAACGGCCTTCTTTGCTGTCGGCGAGGTTCACGTTGAACTACTCGAGCCCACCTCTCCTGAAAGCCCGATTGCAAAATTCATCGAGAAGAACGGTGAAGGCATCCACCACGTTGCCTTTGGAACCGATGACGTCATCAGCCAACTGGCACAAGCCAAGGACAACGGTGTCCGGGTTCTCCACGAAACACCGATCGATGGTGCTGGCAACAAACTGATTGCCTTCCTCCATCCCAAATCCACCGGCGGTGTTCTCACCGAGTTCTGTCAGCCCAAGTAA